The Azotosporobacter soli genome includes a region encoding these proteins:
- the nadB gene encoding L-aspartate oxidase: MERRYLRNFDLRQIEQEETMCLIIGGGIAGLWAALELARAGTQVTVVVKGGGKDSNSYHAQGGIAAAVGEDDSAALHAADTLIAGSGLCDPAAVRLVTQEGAAAIRALSAAGVCFDTADGSWQRGREGGHNRRRVLHVDGDATGAGIIRQLWRLAEEHPNINVVTSCIAVDLLREGGRCCGALLQRDGAGSFSAVCAANTILATGGVGRLYRNTSNPEGATGDGVAMAYRAGVQLTDLEFVQFHPTVLASPHAPSFLISEAVRGEGARLVNGAGQYFMTGVHPLAELAPRDVVAREMHRQRFVLKESVFLDATRLTNCQERFPGIYQTCKQWGFDMKRDLLPVAPAAHYWMGGIRTDLMGRTSLPGLYACGEVACSGLHGANRLASNSLLEGIVLGGRAAAAIGRERQLQQIKLTTSSQEALTSLSDGDWRQQISACMEEHVGVARSAASLRKGVQFLTQTAQALRNVSADTAQAVEACNMLTVGRLIALAALWRQETRGGHCRTDYTQTNGKPYHAALYWRRGGGRRWRQGN, translated from the coding sequence ATGGAGCGACGCTATTTGCGGAATTTCGATTTGCGGCAAATCGAGCAGGAAGAAACGATGTGCCTAATCATCGGTGGCGGCATCGCCGGGCTTTGGGCGGCGTTGGAACTTGCTCGCGCCGGAACGCAGGTTACCGTAGTCGTTAAAGGCGGCGGCAAGGACAGCAACAGTTATCATGCCCAAGGCGGCATTGCCGCTGCCGTCGGTGAGGATGATTCGGCGGCGCTTCATGCGGCCGATACGCTGATAGCCGGGAGCGGTCTGTGCGATCCGGCGGCGGTCCGCCTGGTGACGCAAGAAGGGGCGGCGGCCATTCGCGCTTTGTCTGCTGCGGGCGTTTGCTTTGATACGGCAGACGGCAGCTGGCAACGCGGTCGCGAAGGCGGGCATAACCGCCGCCGCGTCTTGCATGTCGACGGCGATGCGACAGGGGCGGGCATCATCCGGCAACTATGGCGTCTGGCGGAGGAACACCCGAATATTAACGTTGTGACGTCCTGCATCGCGGTGGATTTGCTGCGTGAAGGCGGACGCTGTTGCGGCGCGCTGCTGCAAAGGGACGGAGCGGGTTCCTTTTCGGCGGTTTGTGCGGCCAACACGATTTTAGCGACCGGCGGCGTGGGGCGTCTCTACCGTAATACCAGCAATCCGGAAGGTGCGACCGGAGACGGGGTTGCGATGGCTTACCGGGCCGGAGTTCAGTTGACGGACTTGGAGTTTGTCCAGTTTCATCCGACGGTGCTGGCCTCGCCGCATGCGCCTTCTTTTTTGATCTCGGAGGCGGTACGCGGCGAAGGGGCGCGGCTCGTGAACGGCGCAGGGCAGTATTTTATGACGGGCGTTCATCCGTTGGCGGAACTTGCGCCGCGTGATGTGGTTGCGCGGGAGATGCATCGCCAGCGTTTTGTATTAAAAGAAAGCGTCTTCTTAGATGCGACGCGTCTGACCAATTGCCAGGAACGATTTCCGGGCATTTATCAGACCTGCAAGCAATGGGGCTTTGACATGAAGCGCGACTTGCTGCCGGTAGCACCGGCGGCGCATTATTGGATGGGCGGCATTCGAACCGATCTGATGGGGCGCACCAGTCTTCCCGGCCTCTATGCCTGCGGCGAAGTGGCCTGCAGCGGATTGCACGGCGCGAACCGTTTGGCCAGCAATTCACTGCTGGAAGGCATTGTGCTCGGCGGACGGGCAGCGGCTGCAATTGGACGGGAACGGCAGCTTCAGCAGATAAAACTTACGACCTCGTCCCAGGAAGCGTTAACGTCGTTGAGCGACGGAGATTGGCGGCAACAAATCAGTGCTTGCATGGAAGAACATGTCGGCGTGGCGCGCAGCGCTGCGTCGCTACGAAAAGGCGTGCAGTTTCTTACGCAAACCGCGCAGGCGCTGCGCAATGTTAGCGCGGACACGGCGCAGGCCGTCGAAGCTTGCAATATGCTGACGGTGGGACGGCTGATCGCGCTGGCGGCGCTCTGGCGGCAAGAAACGAGGGGCGGGCATTGCCGGACGGATTATACGCAAACGAACGGGAAACCCTATCATGCGGCGCTTTATTGGCGCAGAGGAGGCGGGCGAAGATGGAGACAGGGAAATTGA
- the nadC gene encoding carboxylating nicotinate-nucleotide diphosphorylase translates to METGKLKSMLNAWLEEDIGHGDLTSESIVPVSLRSSGVIHAKAAGVIAGLDLAAEVFRLLDPEIDFRSRVKDGDAVAAGTVLAEVYGSARALLSGERLALNLLQHLSGIATKTAAWQKELAGTQTKLTDTRKTLPGLRQLQKYAVRVGGGSNHRFGLYDGVLIKDNHIKLAGGIAEAIQAARERAPHTIKIEVEVETLDGVEEALAAGADIIMLDNMEIETMRQAVALNRGRVLLEASGGIDGKKLAQVAATGVDLISAGALTHSVTGLDISLDIGEAKGGR, encoded by the coding sequence ATGGAGACAGGGAAATTGAAAAGCATGTTGAACGCATGGCTGGAAGAAGACATCGGACACGGCGATCTGACGAGCGAAAGCATTGTCCCGGTCAGTTTGCGAAGCAGCGGCGTCATTCATGCCAAAGCGGCGGGCGTGATCGCGGGACTGGATTTGGCGGCGGAAGTGTTTCGTCTGCTCGATCCGGAAATTGATTTTCGCTCTCGGGTCAAGGACGGCGACGCAGTCGCTGCAGGAACTGTTTTGGCGGAAGTTTACGGTTCGGCGCGGGCTCTGCTGAGCGGCGAGAGGCTGGCGCTCAATCTGCTGCAGCATCTTAGCGGCATCGCGACAAAGACAGCCGCCTGGCAAAAAGAATTAGCGGGAACGCAGACCAAATTGACGGATACGCGTAAGACGCTGCCCGGTTTGCGGCAACTGCAAAAATACGCTGTGCGGGTCGGCGGCGGTTCCAATCACCGTTTCGGTTTATATGACGGCGTATTGATTAAAGACAATCACATCAAACTGGCCGGAGGAATTGCAGAGGCTATCCAAGCGGCGCGTGAGCGTGCGCCGCATACGATTAAGATCGAGGTGGAGGTTGAAACGCTGGATGGCGTCGAAGAAGCGCTGGCAGCGGGAGCCGATATCATCATGCTGGATAACATGGAAATCGAAACAATGCGGCAAGCGGTTGCCCTCAATCGTGGGCGCGTGCTGCTCGAAGCATCTGGCGGCATTGACGGCAAAAAACTTGCGCAGGTAGCGGCGACGGGCGTCGATCTGATTTCAGCCGGCGCTTTGACGCATTCTGTGACCGGACTCGACATCAGTCTCGATATCGGCGAAGCGAAAGGGGGACGCTAA
- a CDS encoding MFS transporter, producing the protein MDILSRMERIPLGRFHYRLLAFTGFGWMFDAMDTGIIAFVLPTLAKAWGLSSAQMGYIGSAGLIGMALGAVLAGTAADRIGRRNLFAATLVLYSIATGLCGLAWNFESLLAFRFLVGFGLGGQLPVAVTLMTEYSPPDKRGRFIVLLESFWGLGWLAAALVAYLVIPHYGWQAAFLIGSLPALYVFQVWRGVPESVRYLVDKGRVQEAHHLVCQLEQAAGLAVVEEAVLPPKQEQTRAAFSDIWGRAFIRRTLMLWLLWFGIVYSYYGIFTWLPSLLVGQGYTVLKSFEAVLWMTLAQLPGYFAAAYLVDKIGRKLTLSGFLTGCALCAYFFGQGGSETMLLVWGSLMSFFNLGAWGVVYTYTPELYPTRIRALGSGWAAAVGRIGGILAPTVVGYMIAGQGGFEKIFAMFTAVMLGVALIVLLLGEETKGRTLSEINKG; encoded by the coding sequence ATGGATATTCTTAGTCGGATGGAGAGAATTCCGCTTGGACGCTTTCATTATCGATTATTGGCTTTTACCGGTTTCGGCTGGATGTTTGATGCGATGGACACCGGCATTATCGCCTTCGTCTTGCCGACGCTGGCGAAAGCGTGGGGCTTGAGCAGCGCGCAGATGGGCTATATCGGCAGCGCCGGACTGATCGGCATGGCGCTCGGCGCAGTATTGGCCGGTACGGCGGCTGACCGGATCGGGCGGAGGAATCTCTTCGCTGCGACGCTGGTGCTTTACAGCATCGCCACCGGACTTTGCGGTCTGGCCTGGAACTTCGAATCGTTGCTCGCGTTTCGTTTTCTCGTCGGCTTTGGACTTGGCGGACAATTGCCGGTTGCCGTCACGCTGATGACCGAATACTCGCCGCCCGATAAACGCGGCCGTTTCATCGTCCTGCTGGAAAGTTTCTGGGGGCTTGGCTGGCTGGCGGCGGCGCTCGTCGCTTATCTGGTGATTCCTCACTACGGCTGGCAGGCGGCGTTTCTGATCGGCTCCTTGCCTGCGCTGTATGTGTTTCAGGTATGGCGCGGCGTACCGGAATCGGTACGCTATCTGGTGGATAAAGGACGTGTGCAGGAAGCACATCATTTGGTTTGCCAGTTGGAACAGGCGGCTGGTCTTGCCGTTGTGGAGGAGGCCGTGCTGCCGCCGAAACAGGAACAGACGCGTGCGGCGTTCAGCGATATTTGGGGACGCGCCTTTATCCGGCGCACATTGATGCTTTGGCTGCTTTGGTTTGGCATCGTATACTCCTATTATGGGATTTTTACCTGGCTGCCTTCGCTGTTGGTCGGACAAGGTTACACGGTGCTGAAAAGTTTTGAGGCCGTTTTATGGATGACGCTCGCGCAGCTGCCCGGCTATTTTGCCGCCGCCTACTTGGTCGACAAGATAGGCCGCAAACTGACGCTGTCCGGATTTTTGACCGGTTGTGCGCTTTGCGCGTATTTCTTCGGTCAGGGCGGCAGCGAAACGATGCTCCTGGTTTGGGGCAGCCTGATGTCCTTTTTTAATCTCGGTGCGTGGGGCGTCGTTTATACCTACACGCCGGAATTGTATCCGACGCGCATCCGGGCGCTTGGTTCCGGCTGGGCCGCGGCAGTCGGGCGGATCGGCGGCATTCTGGCGCCGACGGTGGTCGGCTATATGATTGCCGGACAAGGCGGGTTTGAAAAAATATTTGCGATGTTCACAGCCGTGATGCTGGGCGTCGCGCTGATCGTGCTGCTGCTCGGCGAAGAGACAAAAGGACGGACGCTGAGCGAGATCAACAAAGGATAA
- a CDS encoding response regulator transcription factor produces the protein MERLLALLVDDDVKITTLLSSYFEKEGFSVLVAHDGPGALAELEAKRPDIMVLDLMLPGMDGWEVCRQARRIGDVPIIMLTARDDEVDRLVGLEMGADDYVTKPFSPREVVVRAKVILRRTQGKAAEKEKENSVRVNGLTLDRDAFRAWYAESELELTPTEFRILDLLASSPGRVYSRMQIVEQVQGYAFEGYERTIDAHIKNLRRKLAEHSGELQLIQTVYGVGYKLAGENHA, from the coding sequence ATGGAGCGTTTGCTTGCATTACTGGTGGATGATGACGTTAAGATCACGACGCTATTGTCCAGCTATTTTGAAAAAGAAGGCTTTTCTGTTCTGGTGGCGCATGACGGCCCGGGTGCGCTGGCGGAACTTGAGGCGAAACGGCCTGATATCATGGTGCTCGACCTGATGCTGCCCGGCATGGACGGGTGGGAAGTCTGCCGCCAGGCGCGACGAATCGGCGATGTGCCGATCATCATGCTGACGGCCAGGGACGACGAAGTGGATCGTCTGGTCGGGCTCGAGATGGGAGCGGACGACTATGTGACAAAACCGTTCAGTCCGCGCGAAGTCGTTGTGCGCGCCAAGGTGATCCTGCGCCGCACCCAGGGGAAGGCGGCGGAGAAGGAAAAAGAGAACAGCGTGCGCGTCAACGGATTGACGCTGGATCGCGATGCTTTCCGCGCCTGGTATGCAGAGAGCGAGCTCGAACTAACGCCGACCGAATTTCGCATCTTGGATCTCTTGGCATCGAGTCCCGGCCGCGTCTATAGCCGGATGCAAATTGTCGAACAGGTGCAGGGGTATGCGTTTGAAGGCTATGAACGGACGATTGACGCACATATCAAAAACCTGCGACGCAAATTGGCCGAACACAGCGGCGAACTGCAATTGATCCAAACCGTGTACGGCGTCGGTTACAAACTGGCCGGTGAAAACCATGCGTAG
- a CDS encoding sensor histidine kinase encodes MRSILHRIAGLMFLSIVATVLLLVYLANYQMDRQFGEYLTVQHGHMQERMGGGMMLGQGQGQGQGQGQGQGQGQGRRLPELIGAAEQNFMESYHRSLLWVGAAILVIGLVGSYFVARSITVPLRRLSRAVDAVGQGRYGELVKIQSEDEVGHLGAAFNTMSHSLADNQRLRRRLLADIAHELRTPLTIIQGNLEGMLEGVIARDDAQLASLHEEAAQLGRLITDLRDLSLAEAGQLTLDIQPIRIEALLGRAVGMLAPLAEEKSITLLERYEDNLPLIRGDAGRLNQVLYNLLTNALRYSPYGASVVVSAALITKPQARWLEIAVSDQGPGVAPSDQPYIFEHFYRADKARDRESGGSGLGLAIARRLVEGHGGSIGVESEVGQGSRFWLRLPVA; translated from the coding sequence ATGCGTAGCATTTTGCACCGGATTGCCGGATTAATGTTCCTATCGATTGTTGCGACCGTGCTGCTCTTGGTCTATCTGGCGAACTATCAGATGGATCGCCAGTTCGGCGAATACCTTACCGTTCAACACGGACACATGCAGGAACGCATGGGCGGCGGTATGATGCTGGGACAAGGACAAGGACAAGGACAAGGACAAGGACAAGGACAAGGACAAGGACAAGGACGGCGCTTACCCGAACTGATCGGAGCGGCAGAGCAAAACTTCATGGAATCCTATCACCGCTCGCTGCTTTGGGTCGGAGCGGCTATATTAGTGATCGGCTTGGTCGGCAGTTACTTTGTCGCACGCAGCATCACCGTGCCGCTGCGCAGACTGAGCCGCGCGGTCGATGCGGTGGGGCAGGGACGCTACGGCGAACTGGTCAAAATACAAAGCGAGGATGAGGTCGGCCACTTGGGTGCGGCGTTCAATACGATGTCGCACAGCCTGGCCGACAACCAGAGACTCAGACGGCGGCTGCTTGCCGACATCGCGCATGAACTGCGCACGCCGCTGACGATCATTCAAGGCAATCTTGAAGGCATGCTCGAAGGCGTCATTGCACGCGACGACGCCCAATTGGCGTCGCTGCATGAAGAAGCGGCGCAGCTCGGTCGCCTGATCACCGATCTGCGCGATCTGTCGCTGGCCGAAGCCGGACAGTTGACGCTCGACATACAGCCGATCCGTATCGAAGCGCTGCTTGGCCGGGCCGTCGGTATGCTTGCGCCGCTGGCCGAAGAAAAAAGCATCACTCTGCTCGAACGATACGAAGATAACCTGCCGCTGATCCGCGGCGACGCCGGACGCTTAAACCAAGTCTTGTATAATTTGCTGACCAATGCGCTGCGCTATTCGCCGTACGGCGCGTCGGTCGTCGTCAGCGCGGCGCTTATCACCAAACCGCAGGCGCGCTGGCTGGAAATTGCGGTCAGCGATCAAGGGCCGGGCGTTGCGCCAAGCGATCAACCGTACATCTTTGAACATTTTTACCGCGCAGATAAAGCGCGCGATAGAGAAAGCGGCGGTTCGGGACTCGGACTGGCAATCGCCCGCCGTCTGGTCGAAGGGCATGGCGGCTCGATCGGCGTCGAGAGCGAAGTGGGGCAGGGCAGCCGTTTCTGGCTGCGTCTGCCGGTTGCGTAA
- a CDS encoding SHOCT domain-containing protein: MMMGYGFGGPWGVVGMGISFIVHGLFLFLLILAAIWLFRQVFRKDGDGEATALEILKRRYAGGEIDQAEYERMKLVLRNPG; encoded by the coding sequence ATGATGATGGGATATGGCTTCGGCGGCCCGTGGGGCGTCGTAGGAATGGGAATCTCATTTATTGTTCACGGTTTGTTTCTCTTCCTCCTGATTTTGGCCGCGATCTGGCTCTTCCGTCAAGTGTTTCGCAAAGATGGCGACGGCGAAGCCACAGCGCTTGAAATTCTCAAACGGCGTTATGCCGGCGGCGAAATCGATCAGGCGGAATATGAACGAATGAAACTGGTCTTGCGTAATCCAGGATAA
- a CDS encoding zinc ribbon domain-containing protein: MWMIIILAAGYLYYTRKQAKERAAQMKRKPTEDYIEAEAKVVVEIPCSQCGKLVEDDFRHCPYCGQKIK; the protein is encoded by the coding sequence ATGTGGATGATCATCATCCTGGCGGCGGGATATTTATACTATACGCGCAAACAGGCAAAAGAGAGAGCGGCGCAGATGAAACGGAAGCCGACGGAAGATTACATTGAAGCCGAAGCCAAAGTCGTCGTTGAAATTCCTTGCTCCCAATGCGGCAAACTGGTCGAAGACGATTTTCGCCACTGCCCGTATTGCGGGCAAAAGATCAAATAA
- a CDS encoding AAA family ATPase, translated as MLLEKIRIDGFRNIVDTTIDFNEYISAILGFNNYGKTNLLTGIEFAKNFIDNSPKTKTRMMNDSNMVPINNLTADKDFSFGMEFISSETGESVKYSFSFEWVKNEEQGARIKEESLSIKEKNSSKYKNYIKRNFENGYYRTTLSGRVDNKIEVKKNELILNKLREHEDIIYAKILKEILNAKFEVNSFFGIDAALKGIAITNGNDVDFKYTFDRENGADIARVIYNIQKNCPDKYQLLINSLQSLIPTIEKFEPVCIDFKEHFMASFEAELEEKIPFKVPEKYYDIRVKEKYNNQSTSVQSLSSGTKRIIVLLTSVIIADLENVKLMLLEELENSIHPYLFQNLLIILSEIASNCRILISSHSPYLVRYLDLENIYVAVPSNSGLAKFRKVKKSMRRSLYRNAEVSDMNVGDYLFDLLIESVEDQSDICHYIDCD; from the coding sequence ATGTTGTTAGAAAAAATTCGAATCGATGGTTTTAGAAATATTGTTGATACTACAATTGATTTCAACGAGTACATTTCAGCTATACTAGGATTTAATAATTATGGTAAAACAAATTTGTTGACGGGTATAGAATTTGCTAAAAATTTTATTGATAATTCACCTAAAACAAAAACTAGAATGATGAATGATTCTAATATGGTTCCTATCAATAATTTAACTGCGGATAAAGACTTTTCCTTTGGGATGGAATTTATTTCAAGTGAAACTGGGGAATCTGTGAAGTATTCCTTTTCTTTTGAGTGGGTTAAAAATGAGGAGCAAGGGGCTCGCATAAAAGAGGAGTCATTAAGTATAAAAGAAAAAAATTCATCTAAGTATAAAAACTATATAAAACGAAATTTTGAAAATGGTTATTATAGAACTACATTATCGGGGCGAGTAGATAATAAAATAGAGGTTAAAAAAAATGAGCTTATTTTGAATAAGCTAAGAGAACATGAGGATATTATCTATGCGAAGATATTGAAGGAAATTTTAAATGCTAAATTTGAAGTTAATTCTTTCTTCGGTATAGATGCAGCATTAAAAGGAATTGCAATTACAAATGGAAATGATGTTGATTTTAAATATACCTTTGATCGCGAAAATGGAGCAGATATTGCGAGAGTAATTTACAATATACAAAAGAACTGTCCAGATAAATATCAATTACTTATTAATTCACTACAGAGTTTGATCCCAACAATTGAAAAATTTGAACCTGTTTGCATAGATTTTAAAGAGCACTTTATGGCTAGTTTTGAAGCTGAACTTGAAGAGAAAATACCATTTAAAGTTCCGGAAAAATACTATGATATTCGAGTTAAAGAAAAATACAATAATCAGTCAACTAGCGTACAGTCATTGTCATCAGGAACAAAGAGGATCATAGTATTATTAACATCGGTAATTATAGCTGATCTCGAAAATGTTAAATTAATGTTGCTTGAAGAACTAGAAAATTCAATTCATCCATACTTATTTCAAAACTTATTGATAATTTTAAGTGAAATTGCCAGTAATTGCCGAATATTAATCAGTAGTCATTCACCATACTTGGTAAGATACCTTGACTTAGAAAATATTTATGTTGCGGTTCCATCGAATTCTGGTTTAGCTAAGTTTAGAAAAGTTAAAAAATCTATGCGTAGAAGTTTGTATAGAAACGCGGAAGTAAGTGATATGAACGTAGGAGACTATCTCTTTGATTTGCTTATTGAAAGTGTAGAAGATCAATCAGATATTTGTCATTACATAGATTGTGATTGA
- a CDS encoding ABC-three component system protein: MQDNRRDFTENEKMLLHTEVKGRCPLCGDILTHAKNNKINKTFEVAHIYPANPRHDEVVLLANEERLSADVNDMKNVIAVCRKCHRIFDTPRTVEEYRKWFRLKKKLIQDAEVKSAYAVFNIEHEIRFVLERLNEQFLESEIVPLSYNSLKVDQKANNTLPYVIKQSIKRDVVDYFDYVRRIFIEIDKNTPYKFDTLAAQIKGFYSKCMQINQNQEYVYNALVDWINEKTDSYSRKSCEIIVAYFIQDCEVFS, encoded by the coding sequence ATGCAAGATAATCGACGAGATTTTACAGAAAATGAAAAAATGCTTCTGCATACAGAAGTAAAAGGAAGATGTCCTCTTTGCGGCGATATATTAACACATGCAAAAAACAATAAAATTAACAAAACATTTGAAGTTGCACATATTTATCCGGCTAATCCACGACATGATGAAGTGGTTTTATTGGCTAATGAGGAAAGGTTAAGTGCTGATGTGAATGATATGAAAAATGTAATTGCGGTATGCAGAAAATGCCATAGGATTTTTGATACTCCGCGTACTGTTGAAGAGTATAGGAAATGGTTTCGGCTTAAGAAAAAACTAATTCAAGATGCAGAAGTGAAAAGCGCATATGCAGTGTTCAATATCGAGCATGAAATTCGATTCGTATTAGAAAGACTTAATGAACAGTTTCTGGAATCAGAAATTGTTCCGCTAAGTTATAATTCATTAAAAGTTGACCAAAAGGCAAACAATACGCTGCCTTACGTGATTAAGCAATCAATAAAACGTGATGTAGTGGATTACTTTGACTACGTTAGGAGAATTTTTATTGAAATAGATAAGAATACACCATATAAATTTGATACTTTAGCGGCTCAAATAAAGGGATTTTATAGTAAGTGTATGCAAATAAATCAAAATCAAGAATATGTATATAATGCATTAGTTGACTGGATAAACGAAAAGACCGACTCATATTCTCGAAAGTCATGTGAAATTATTGTTGCCTACTTTATTCAAGATTGCGAGGTTTTTTCATGA
- a CDS encoding ABC-three component system middle component 7 codes for MILPNKLINFHDSIMGKLVYILDEVITEKQNIACLYDKVKNNFEDINQYILTLDVLCVLKKIRMDEEKQVIIYVGKNNL; via the coding sequence ATGATATTACCTAATAAGCTAATAAATTTTCACGATAGTATAATGGGGAAATTGGTGTATATATTAGATGAAGTTATCACAGAAAAGCAAAATATTGCCTGTCTCTATGACAAAGTAAAGAATAATTTTGAAGATATAAACCAGTATATTTTGACTTTAGATGTTCTTTGTGTTCTTAAAAAAATAAGAATGGATGAGGAAAAGCAGGTGATTATATATGTTGGAAAAAATAATTTGTGA
- a CDS encoding DUF2326 domain-containing protein, which translates to MLEKIICDKFVQNEITFKPSLNAVVGDTIASNSIGKSTMLMIIDFVFGGEGYINKNHDVIDHVGHHEFKFVFKFEGERKYFKRDTGNYKQVSVCNQNFSVEKDIKVEEFTSILQEKYACELEDVSFRDMIGRYFRVYGKENLNERKPIQYFEKEGAADSIIALIKLFDKYKIIREFEKQIKKLSDERALLIAAAKQDLIPRMTRTIFNKNEKKLEDLTKQLESLKSEIVSTSVSLEALISNEVLALQKEKGMLLIQVNVLKNRLNRTQINLKNKNVNIQPELDKLIDYFPDFNVEEIRKVDIFHESITKILKEELKGAEKEIKIQLLELEKEIFRLDEEIKSKLTIKNAPKFAIDKVVELAAQIKQLDDENGYFKRKETLDDNIESARGNLDSLKAKILDDMCSQINSKMHELNRAIYPDARRAPEINIHSNKYIFSTYGDTGTGTAFANLITFDLALLSLTCLPAIAHDLPLLKNIENTAMGNIVKIYSESKKQIFIAIDKLSSYSEETVKMVESCKVLQLSKEKLLFTQNWKRRKENEV; encoded by the coding sequence ATGTTGGAAAAAATAATTTGTGATAAATTTGTTCAAAATGAAATTACATTTAAGCCGAGTCTGAATGCTGTTGTAGGAGATACGATTGCATCGAACTCTATTGGTAAATCCACGATGTTGATGATTATTGATTTCGTTTTTGGTGGGGAAGGCTATATTAATAAAAATCACGATGTAATAGATCATGTAGGACACCATGAATTCAAATTTGTTTTTAAATTTGAAGGGGAGAGGAAATACTTTAAGAGAGATACTGGTAATTACAAACAAGTGTCTGTCTGTAATCAGAATTTTAGTGTGGAGAAAGACATTAAGGTTGAAGAATTTACCAGTATATTGCAAGAAAAATATGCCTGTGAACTTGAAGATGTATCTTTTAGAGACATGATTGGGCGCTATTTCAGAGTTTATGGGAAAGAAAATTTAAATGAAAGAAAGCCGATACAATATTTTGAAAAAGAAGGAGCAGCCGATTCAATTATTGCACTCATTAAGCTCTTTGATAAGTATAAAATCATTAGAGAGTTTGAAAAGCAAATCAAAAAACTAAGTGATGAACGTGCTCTCTTGATTGCGGCGGCAAAACAAGATTTGATTCCACGGATGACAAGAACAATTTTCAATAAAAATGAAAAAAAGTTAGAAGATTTAACAAAACAATTAGAGTCTTTGAAATCAGAAATTGTAAGCACATCTGTAAGTCTTGAAGCCTTAATTTCAAACGAAGTTTTAGCTCTTCAGAAAGAGAAAGGTATGTTGTTGATCCAGGTAAATGTCTTAAAAAATAGATTAAATCGAACTCAAATTAATCTCAAAAATAAGAATGTAAATATTCAACCGGAACTTGACAAGTTAATTGATTACTTTCCGGATTTTAATGTTGAGGAAATAAGAAAAGTAGATATTTTTCATGAATCTATTACAAAAATTTTAAAAGAAGAATTAAAGGGCGCAGAAAAAGAGATTAAAATTCAATTATTGGAACTTGAGAAAGAAATTTTTCGACTTGATGAAGAAATTAAATCCAAATTGACAATAAAAAATGCACCTAAATTTGCAATTGATAAAGTCGTCGAGCTAGCAGCGCAAATAAAACAATTGGATGATGAAAACGGTTACTTTAAGAGGAAAGAAACCTTGGATGATAATATAGAAAGCGCAAGGGGAAATTTGGATTCTTTAAAAGCGAAAATTCTTGATGATATGTGTAGTCAAATCAATAGTAAAATGCATGAACTAAATAGGGCGATTTATCCAGATGCGCGACGTGCGCCGGAAATTAACATTCATAGTAATAAATATATTTTTAGTACTTATGGTGATACGGGAACGGGAACTGCTTTTGCAAATTTGATTACATTTGATTTAGCATTGTTGAGTTTAACTTGCCTGCCTGCGATTGCTCATGACTTACCTCTACTTAAAAACATTGAAAATACTGCAATGGGGAATATAGTTAAAATTTATAGTGAATCAAAAAAACAAATTTTTATTGCTATTGATAAGCTGAGCTCATACAGCGAAGAAACTGTAAAAATGGTCGAATCATGTAAGGTGTTGCAACTTTCAAAGGAGAAACTTCTTTTTACACAGAATTGGAAGCGGAGAAAGGAAAATGAAGTGTAG